One genomic region from Kamptonema formosum PCC 6407 encodes:
- the remA gene encoding extracellular matrix/biofilm regulator RemA: MDIQLINIGFGNIVSANRVIAIVSPESAPIKRIISDARERGQLIDATYGRRTRAVIITDSSHVILSAIQPETVAHRFVLHKDGQGKDD, encoded by the coding sequence ATGGATATTCAGCTAATTAATATCGGTTTTGGCAATATTGTGTCTGCAAACCGAGTGATTGCAATTGTCAGCCCTGAGTCTGCGCCAATCAAGCGTATCATTAGTGATGCGCGCGAACGGGGACAACTGATTGATGCTACTTACGGTAGGCGTACTAGAGCGGTAATTATTACAGATTCCAGTCATGTAATTTTGTCCGCAATTCAGCCGGAAACAGTTGCTCACAGATTCGTACTCCACAAAGATGGTCAAGGCAAGGATGATTAA
- a CDS encoding sugar phosphate nucleotidyltransferase: protein MKIFVPGRLCLFGEHSDWAGGYRHVNPALEKGYTLIASTNQGIYAEVKPNSTELIIKTTLNDSTKLDEIALSMDRASLLAEAEKGGFFSYAAGVAYQFLTHYRVEGLEIDNYLTDLPIKKGLSSSAVICVLVARAFNRLYDLKMTVRGEMEMAYQGEILTPSRCGRMDQGCAYGNRPILMIFDGTRMEVNEVKVPKDLFFVIVDLAASKNTQEILGSLNNCYPLAVNQVQKDVQEYLGSISSKITLDAVAALQDGEAEKIGELMKISQSEFDRCLIPACPQQLTAPVLHELLNYSAIQPYILGGKGVGSQGDGTAQFIVKNEESQQRVIDIIERDFPQMQCLKLTIPSQSRVRKAVIPAAGFGTRMFPCTKVVKKELFPIIDRDGRAKPVILAIVEEAISAGIEEVGIVVQPGDREIFEDLFKKPPKPELLQKLSPQNQEYSKYLEDLGERITILTQDSQDGFGHAVFCAKEWVNDEPFLLLLGDHIYASESESCARQLLDIYSQVQQSVVGLRITPSEMIHHYGCATGVWQKEGSILSVTQFYEKPKIEYAQQYLHIKGMADELFLSIFGMYVLQPKIFDYLAAHINQNFREGGEFQLTSCLEKLRQEEGIAGYIVKGKCFDTGLPDVYRQTLIDFPNSGQ from the coding sequence GTGAAAATTTTTGTTCCAGGCCGCCTTTGTCTGTTTGGCGAGCACAGCGATTGGGCTGGAGGCTACCGCCACGTAAATCCTGCTTTAGAAAAAGGCTACACGCTAATTGCTAGTACAAATCAGGGAATTTATGCAGAAGTTAAGCCTAATTCTACCGAATTGATAATTAAGACTACATTAAATGATAGTACCAAGCTCGATGAAATTGCACTGTCTATGGATAGAGCTAGTCTGCTGGCAGAAGCAGAAAAAGGTGGCTTTTTCAGTTATGCGGCTGGCGTTGCTTACCAATTTCTGACTCACTATCGCGTCGAGGGACTGGAAATTGATAATTATTTAACAGATTTACCTATTAAAAAAGGCTTGTCTTCAAGTGCGGTAATTTGTGTTTTAGTAGCTCGTGCTTTTAACCGTTTATACGACTTGAAAATGACGGTGAGAGGAGAAATGGAGATGGCCTATCAAGGCGAGATTTTAACTCCTTCTCGTTGCGGGCGTATGGATCAAGGTTGTGCTTACGGAAATCGACCAATTTTGATGATTTTTGACGGTACACGGATGGAGGTAAATGAGGTAAAAGTTCCCAAAGATTTGTTTTTTGTAATTGTAGATTTGGCTGCTAGTAAAAACACTCAAGAAATCTTAGGTAGTTTAAATAATTGCTATCCATTGGCTGTGAATCAGGTACAGAAAGATGTGCAGGAATATCTCGGTTCTATTAGTTCTAAAATCACTCTAGATGCAGTTGCGGCTTTGCAAGATGGAGAGGCAGAAAAAATAGGTGAATTGATGAAAATTTCCCAGAGTGAATTTGACAGATGTTTAATTCCTGCTTGTCCTCAGCAATTAACGGCTCCCGTACTTCATGAACTTCTAAATTATTCAGCTATTCAGCCTTATATTTTAGGCGGTAAAGGTGTCGGTTCGCAGGGAGATGGTACTGCACAGTTTATTGTTAAAAATGAAGAGAGTCAACAGCGGGTTATTGATATAATTGAGCGAGATTTCCCTCAGATGCAATGTTTAAAGCTCACAATTCCTTCTCAGTCTAGAGTTCGTAAAGCAGTAATTCCAGCGGCTGGGTTTGGTACGCGAATGTTTCCGTGTACTAAGGTTGTAAAGAAGGAATTATTTCCCATTATAGACCGGGATGGTCGCGCTAAACCTGTAATTTTGGCAATTGTTGAAGAAGCAATTAGTGCGGGAATTGAAGAGGTAGGAATTGTCGTACAACCAGGCGATCGCGAAATTTTTGAAGATTTATTTAAAAAGCCACCCAAGCCAGAACTTTTACAAAAATTGTCTCCACAAAATCAGGAATATAGCAAATATCTAGAAGATTTAGGAGAAAGAATTACGATTCTTACCCAAGACAGTCAAGATGGCTTTGGACACGCTGTGTTTTGTGCTAAAGAATGGGTAAATGACGAACCATTTTTACTGCTTTTGGGCGATCACATTTATGCGTCTGAAAGCGAAAGTTGTGCGCGTCAGCTATTAGATATTTACTCCCAGGTACAGCAGAGTGTTGTTGGTTTAAGAATTACGCCATCGGAGATGATTCATCATTACGGTTGTGCTACTGGAGTTTGGCAAAAAGAGGGTTCTATTTTGTCTGTTACTCAATTCTATGAAAAGCCGAAAATAGAGTACGCTCAGCAATACCTTCATATAAAAGGTATGGCAGATGAGCTGTTTTTGTCAATCTTTGGTATGTATGTACTTCAGCCTAAAATTTTTGATTATTTGGCAGCTCACATTAACCAAAATTTCCGGGAAGGAGGGGAATTTCAATTAACGTCTTGCCTGGAAAAATTGCGGCAGGAAGAGGGGATCGCAGGTTATATTGTGAAAGGCAAGTGTTTCGATACGGGATTGCCCGATGTTTATCGACAGACATTAATTGATTTTCCTAACTCTGGTCAGTAG
- a CDS encoding Rqc2 family fibronectin-binding protein, whose amino-acid sequence MQPVDFTTLMAACCELRSDWLPARLEQVYQRDRHTVALALRTINRRGWLDISWHPQGARLCIGSPPPRTPDTFTFSQQLRHQLGSLALVAIAQVAPWERVIDLQFARRPGEPALWHLYVEIMSKYSNVILTTQDNLIVTCAHQVSAQQSSVRPIQTGQPYELPPSLTDAVPSLSEPIERWQQRISLVPGQLRRNLLKNYRGLSSALVMSAIAAAGLDPDQSTLNLSPEDWQQLYNCWQQWLQALEKSNFQPSFTPQGYTVIDWNSRQSLNGKSAVESVQKLLNTYYTTELNQQVFAQLSHQLKQKLSSLLAKLRLKANTFKERLQQSARADADKLQADLLMANLHEWQPGMKTITLPDFETGEPATIPLDPEKNAVQNAQALYKRHQKLKRARIAVEPLLAAVQEEIDYLEQVEAALSHLESYHNSEDLQTLEEIRDELIQQKYLEDPGNRLRAGQEARAAKEQGPDFYRYKTPSGFELLIGRNNRQNDLLTFRIAGDYDLWFHTQEIPGSHGLLRLEPGTAAEEADLQFAANLAAYYSRARQSEQVPVVYTEPKYVYKPKGAKPGMVVYKQERIIWGRPQQALAKAALRV is encoded by the coding sequence GTGCAACCAGTTGACTTTACCACTTTAATGGCTGCTTGTTGCGAACTGCGCTCAGACTGGCTGCCGGCGCGTCTGGAACAAGTATATCAGCGCGATCGCCACACTGTAGCTTTAGCACTGCGAACTATAAATCGGCGCGGCTGGCTGGATATTTCCTGGCATCCTCAAGGTGCTCGCCTCTGCATTGGTTCACCACCGCCTCGCACGCCCGATACTTTCACCTTTAGCCAACAACTGCGGCATCAACTAGGAAGTTTAGCACTGGTGGCGATCGCACAAGTCGCCCCTTGGGAAAGAGTCATCGACCTGCAATTTGCCCGCAGACCCGGAGAACCCGCCCTCTGGCATCTCTACGTCGAGATCATGTCTAAATATAGCAACGTTATCCTCACTACTCAAGACAACCTGATCGTCACCTGCGCCCACCAAGTCAGCGCCCAACAGTCCAGCGTCCGCCCCATCCAAACAGGTCAACCTTACGAACTTCCGCCCTCCCTCACCGATGCTGTACCCAGTTTAAGCGAACCTATAGAGCGATGGCAACAACGCATCAGCCTAGTTCCCGGACAATTGCGGCGGAACTTACTTAAAAATTATCGCGGATTAAGTTCAGCATTGGTCATGTCTGCGATCGCAGCCGCCGGTTTAGACCCCGACCAATCTACCTTAAATCTCAGTCCTGAAGATTGGCAACAATTATACAATTGTTGGCAACAATGGCTCCAAGCCTTAGAAAAATCCAACTTTCAGCCTAGTTTTACGCCCCAAGGCTACACTGTCATCGACTGGAATAGTCGGCAATCTCTGAATGGGAAATCGGCTGTTGAATCTGTACAAAAATTACTCAATACCTACTACACAACAGAGTTAAATCAACAAGTATTCGCGCAACTGAGCCATCAATTAAAACAGAAACTCAGCAGCCTCTTAGCCAAATTACGCCTCAAAGCTAATACCTTTAAAGAACGTTTACAACAATCTGCTCGTGCTGATGCTGACAAATTGCAAGCAGATTTATTAATGGCCAACCTGCACGAATGGCAACCGGGGATGAAAACTATTACCCTCCCCGACTTTGAAACTGGGGAACCAGCTACCATTCCTCTTGACCCCGAAAAAAACGCCGTCCAAAACGCCCAAGCCCTTTATAAACGTCACCAAAAGCTTAAACGCGCTCGTATAGCAGTAGAACCCCTGTTAGCAGCCGTACAGGAAGAAATAGATTATTTAGAGCAAGTAGAAGCCGCTCTTTCACATTTAGAAAGCTACCATAACTCCGAAGATTTGCAGACTTTAGAAGAAATTCGCGACGAGTTAATTCAGCAGAAATATCTCGAAGATCCCGGTAATCGCTTGCGGGCGGGACAAGAAGCCCGCGCCGCTAAGGAACAAGGGCCCGATTTCTATCGCTATAAAACGCCCAGTGGTTTTGAATTATTAATTGGTCGCAATAATCGCCAGAATGATTTATTAACTTTCCGCATTGCTGGAGATTATGACCTGTGGTTTCATACCCAAGAGATTCCAGGGAGTCACGGATTGCTGCGCCTAGAACCGGGTACTGCGGCTGAGGAAGCCGATTTGCAATTTGCAGCTAATTTGGCCGCTTACTACAGTCGCGCGCGTCAGAGCGAACAAGTACCAGTGGTTTATACTGAACCGAAGTATGTTTATAAGCCCAAGGGTGCCAAACCTGGGATGGTAGTTTATAAGCAAGAGCGAATTATTTGGGGTCGTCCGCAGCAAGCCTTGGCTAAGGCTGCACTTAGGGTTTGA
- the gmk gene encoding guanylate kinase, producing MTNGRLIVLTGPSGVGKGTLVRSLLQRHSQLYLSVSVTTRSPREGEIEGKHYYFVSRSKFLQMVEAGELLEWAEFAGNLYGTPIESVKQGIQEGKLVVLEIELEGARQIRDTFPEALRIFILPPSWDELERRLRSRGQDSEDAIARRLQRAKEEIDAAGEFDFQVINDDLQGTLERLESVLFVPVS from the coding sequence ATGACGAATGGTAGATTGATTGTGTTGACAGGGCCTAGCGGGGTGGGAAAGGGGACTTTAGTGCGATCGCTCCTCCAACGCCACTCTCAACTGTATTTATCCGTATCGGTGACGACTCGCTCTCCGCGTGAAGGGGAAATTGAGGGGAAACACTACTATTTTGTCAGCCGCAGCAAGTTTCTACAAATGGTAGAGGCTGGGGAATTACTGGAGTGGGCTGAATTTGCAGGCAATTTGTATGGAACACCGATCGAGTCTGTAAAGCAGGGGATTCAAGAGGGAAAATTGGTAGTCTTAGAAATTGAGTTAGAAGGGGCGAGACAAATTAGAGATACTTTCCCAGAGGCGTTGCGGATTTTTATTTTACCGCCTTCCTGGGATGAGTTAGAGAGGCGCTTGCGGAGTCGGGGTCAAGATTCAGAGGATGCGATCGCCCGTCGTCTCCAACGCGCTAAAGAAGAAATAGATGCGGCTGGCGAGTTTGATTTCCAAGTAATTAATGATGATTTGCAAGGCACTTTAGAGCGTCTGGAATCTGTCTTATTTGTCCCCGTTTCATAA
- a CDS encoding NHLP bacteriocin export ABC transporter permease/ATPase subunit, protein MGINNDITTAQASQKVVKGNDPLVLDNSNIVWLIQSGTLAIFAVTVVDKVPTGARRYLFSVCAGNALFGVVKAGETPYQIIAVAVEEATLIESSMTEIIQLAESQVDDERETCRQILETWNSHLTSVFTGTNIPFKPIDTLKDRVQITPFLSQLHSDFLYHLEQLENQEINAKFAIFQERQRLNQQSTQGAITKLVSILKPKTVEFFQEGTPLLIAAGAVGRAMGIEIRPPARSENLERLKNPLEAIARASRIRYRRVLLEDRWWRQDCGAILGYMEADKRPVALLPVPGGKYEVFDPTQQQRLPLTSEILEELDPVAYTFYRPFPEQTLNSLEIIKFATKGLQRDIAILILAGVIATLLGMVIPQATAILVDNAIPDADRGLLWQIGLALLATSFGKTIFELAEGFVTLRTQSLSNSALQTAFWDRLLKLRVSFFRQYSTGDLQSRVSAITQIRQILTGTVLGTLFHSFFSLLNLGLLFVYSSSLAFIAVGVGVLSVMVTLISGLLTQRTMRPLQELEGEIFGLTVELIGGVSKLRVAGAENRAFAYWTRKYTEQLQLMLSTEVLEDIVAIFNTVLPTLSSMLLYFLAVNLIVQGKGTLSTGTFLAFNSAFAIFITGTTSLSNTIIKILEITVLWERAKPILEAEPEIDLNKTDPGRLNGGVKLDRVTFRYRPDGMLTLDQVTVEAKAGEFIALVGPSGSGKSTIIRLLLGFETPEDGTIYYDGQDLDGLDISAIRRQLGVVLQNGRINSASMFENISGGALVTMDEAWTAAKMAGLGEDIENMPMGMHTVISEGGTNLSGGQRQRLLIARSLVLKPKILIFDEATSALDNRTQAIVSASLEQLDVTRIVVAHRLTTIRNADCIYVIEAGQVVQSGKFEELIEKPGLFAQLMARQMA, encoded by the coding sequence ATGGGAATCAACAACGATATAACAACAGCTCAAGCCTCACAAAAAGTTGTCAAAGGAAATGACCCTCTGGTTTTAGATAATTCTAATATCGTCTGGCTAATTCAGTCGGGAACGCTAGCGATATTTGCTGTAACAGTTGTTGATAAAGTTCCCACCGGAGCCCGTCGCTACTTATTTAGTGTCTGTGCTGGTAATGCCCTATTTGGAGTGGTAAAAGCTGGGGAAACGCCCTATCAAATTATAGCAGTTGCCGTTGAAGAAGCGACATTAATTGAGTCAAGCATGACTGAGATAATTCAACTTGCAGAGTCTCAAGTTGATGACGAACGAGAAACTTGCCGACAGATCCTAGAGACTTGGAATAGTCACCTGACCTCTGTATTTACAGGCACTAATATTCCCTTCAAACCGATCGACACGCTCAAAGATCGAGTCCAGATTACTCCTTTTCTCTCTCAACTCCACAGTGACTTTCTTTACCACTTAGAGCAACTAGAGAACCAAGAAATTAATGCTAAATTTGCCATATTTCAAGAGCGTCAACGCCTCAACCAACAAAGTACCCAAGGTGCAATTACTAAGTTAGTATCAATTCTCAAACCCAAAACCGTAGAATTTTTTCAGGAAGGAACCCCCTTATTAATCGCTGCTGGGGCAGTTGGTCGAGCTATGGGCATAGAAATTCGTCCTCCCGCCCGTTCAGAAAATTTAGAGCGCCTCAAAAACCCCTTAGAAGCTATTGCTCGTGCTTCCCGAATTCGTTATCGGCGAGTGCTACTTGAAGACCGCTGGTGGCGGCAAGACTGCGGGGCTATTTTAGGCTATATGGAGGCCGATAAACGACCGGTTGCCTTATTGCCGGTACCAGGAGGCAAATATGAGGTTTTCGATCCAACTCAACAGCAACGTCTACCTTTAACCTCAGAAATTCTTGAGGAACTAGATCCCGTTGCCTATACTTTTTATCGACCCTTTCCAGAACAAACTCTTAACTCTTTAGAAATTATCAAGTTTGCCACCAAGGGTCTGCAACGAGATATCGCAATTCTCATTCTTGCTGGAGTGATTGCCACTCTGTTAGGAATGGTTATTCCCCAAGCTACTGCCATTCTAGTTGATAACGCAATTCCTGATGCCGATCGCGGGCTACTATGGCAAATTGGACTGGCTTTGCTAGCCACCAGTTTTGGCAAAACTATATTTGAGTTAGCGGAAGGATTTGTCACTTTAAGAACTCAAAGTCTTTCTAATTCAGCCTTGCAAACCGCTTTTTGGGATCGGTTACTGAAACTACGAGTTTCTTTTTTCCGCCAATATTCAACCGGGGACTTGCAATCGCGAGTTTCAGCTATTACCCAAATTCGGCAAATTCTCACCGGTACTGTCTTGGGAACTCTGTTTCATAGTTTCTTCTCTCTGTTAAATTTGGGATTACTATTTGTTTACAGTAGCAGTTTAGCTTTCATAGCTGTGGGAGTTGGTGTCCTCAGTGTGATGGTGACATTAATCTCAGGACTGCTCACTCAGCGAACAATGCGTCCTTTGCAAGAATTAGAAGGGGAAATTTTTGGATTAACGGTGGAGTTAATCGGAGGTGTTTCTAAACTTAGAGTAGCAGGAGCCGAGAACCGTGCCTTTGCTTACTGGACGAGAAAATACACAGAGCAACTTCAGTTAATGTTGAGTACAGAAGTGCTTGAGGATATAGTCGCGATCTTCAATACAGTTTTACCAACTTTAAGTTCGATGCTCCTCTATTTCTTAGCAGTTAATTTGATTGTACAAGGAAAAGGTACGCTTTCTACTGGTACATTTCTGGCATTTAATAGCGCTTTTGCGATTTTTATTACGGGGACTACTAGCCTTAGTAATACGATTATTAAGATATTGGAAATAACGGTGCTGTGGGAACGGGCAAAACCGATTTTAGAAGCAGAACCGGAAATCGATCTGAATAAAACAGATCCCGGTAGGCTAAATGGAGGGGTGAAATTAGACCGGGTGACATTCCGCTACCGCCCGGATGGTATGCTCACACTCGATCAGGTGACAGTTGAAGCTAAAGCTGGAGAATTTATTGCCCTTGTTGGCCCGTCAGGTAGCGGAAAATCTACGATTATTCGGTTACTTTTAGGATTTGAAACGCCGGAAGATGGAACAATTTATTATGACGGTCAAGATTTAGATGGTCTAGATATTTCTGCAATTCGCCGTCAGTTAGGAGTGGTGTTACAAAACGGTCGGATTAATAGTGCATCTATGTTTGAAAATATTTCTGGCGGTGCATTAGTGACTATGGATGAAGCTTGGACAGCGGCAAAAATGGCTGGGTTAGGAGAGGATATTGAAAATATGCCGATGGGAATGCACACTGTGATTTCTGAAGGCGGTACTAATTTATCAGGGGGACAGCGACAACGTTTGTTAATTGCTCGTTCGTTGGTACTGAAACCCAAAATTTTGATTTTTGATGAGGCAACTAGCGCTTTGGATAATAGGACACAAGCAATTGTTAGTGCTAGTTTGGAACAGTTAGATGTAACGCGAATTGTGGTAGCTCATCGCTTGACTACTATTCGTAATGCAGATTGCATTTATGTGATTGAGGCTGGTCAAGTGGTACAAAGTGGTAAGTTTGAGGAGTTGATAGAAAAACCGGGATTATTTGCTCAATTGATGGCTCGGCAAATGGCTTAA
- a CDS encoding DUF7005 family protein: MSLSLRTDILTRYGATPLEIEELLAYNDNVFAPLEFDSLPTFPLLPESYLTAWETYLTEAEQEGVFTTLRSKLVQLQFPILAGISEIENYRLATRKGYSTVAMAEATGLVLQQPETLKLILHESLAGKIPILIAGCREDFVSLVQALIHRNEPQPIPNSMGAVMVAGYNNWDRVRTYRTQWESQQMQMITEAAWQAEFKKLIPQKDRYQDRFIVLSPGGYSGLAASDMGMSESEWLPISLTIRLEHECTHYFTRRLLGSMRNNLMDELIADYRGIIAANNGKYRADWFLQFLGLEAYPEYRQGGRMENYRGEPPLSMGAFQVLHALVKDAAENLEKFHTNHLEELSSVVNQGKFLIALTRLTLEELANTESTVLSELVIGNW, encoded by the coding sequence ATGTCTCTATCCCTTCGCACCGACATCCTCACCCGTTATGGCGCAACTCCCTTAGAAATAGAGGAATTACTCGCCTACAATGACAATGTGTTCGCACCGCTTGAATTTGACTCTTTGCCTACCTTTCCCCTTTTACCTGAATCATATCTGACAGCGTGGGAAACTTACCTAACTGAAGCAGAGCAGGAGGGGGTATTTACCACTTTACGATCGAAACTCGTACAGTTACAATTTCCCATACTCGCTGGTATCAGTGAAATAGAAAATTATCGGTTAGCAACTCGGAAGGGTTATTCTACAGTGGCGATGGCGGAAGCAACAGGGTTAGTCTTACAACAGCCAGAAACATTAAAGTTGATTCTCCATGAAAGTTTGGCGGGCAAAATTCCGATTTTAATTGCGGGATGCCGCGAAGATTTTGTCAGCTTGGTGCAAGCACTTATCCATCGCAATGAACCTCAACCTATTCCTAACTCAATGGGTGCTGTGATGGTAGCAGGATACAACAATTGGGATCGCGTTCGTACTTATCGCACCCAGTGGGAATCTCAACAAATGCAAATGATAACAGAGGCAGCATGGCAAGCTGAGTTCAAGAAGTTAATTCCCCAAAAAGATCGCTATCAAGATCGGTTTATTGTTTTGAGTCCAGGGGGTTATAGTGGATTGGCAGCCTCAGATATGGGAATGAGTGAATCAGAGTGGTTGCCTATCTCTCTTACGATTCGTTTGGAACATGAATGTACTCACTATTTTACGCGCCGACTTTTAGGTTCAATGCGGAATAATTTAATGGATGAGTTAATTGCAGATTATCGAGGTATTATTGCTGCTAATAATGGTAAATATCGGGCTGATTGGTTTTTGCAGTTTTTAGGATTAGAAGCTTATCCAGAATATCGACAAGGTGGCCGGATGGAAAACTATCGCGGTGAACCGCCTTTGTCTATGGGAGCTTTTCAAGTATTGCACGCTTTAGTCAAAGATGCGGCCGAGAATTTAGAAAAATTTCACACAAATCATCTAGAGGAGTTATCAAGTGTTGTCAATCAAGGGAAGTTTTTAATCGCCTTAACTCGTTTAACATTGGAAGAATTAGCAAATACAGAAAGCACGGTTTTATCTGAGTTGGTAATTGGTAATTGGTAA